A single Flavobacterium sp. 1 DNA region contains:
- the thrA gene encoding bifunctional aspartate kinase/homoserine dehydrogenase I, which produces MKILKFGGKSLSNGDGINKVVAIIAGKVNNGEQIAVVVSARGNATDELEDILALASKNGNYKPLFEDFKNYQQDVYVDVDLSEEFGKLEKLFEGVSLIGDYSVKIKDEVLSKGELISAKLLTAILIKNGIKANFSDTRELIKTDSNYGDAQPVEQLSKKNVVAYFKEHNGETVNVVTGFIGSNNKNEATTLGRNGSNYTASLLANYLDATELQNYTHVDGIYTANPDLVLDAKKIDYLTFNEANELANFGATILHAKTIIPLLEKNIPLRILNTFNHENQGTLITSNANKEGIKTLSVLENVALVNLEGRGLLGKTGVDARIFKVMGDNDISVSIISQGSSERGIGIVVDADKATRAMIELEREFENDFYSKDVNKITVTDNVSVISIIGQDLSTFHKPYTALIKNKIVPILFNNTVTGKNVSLVVKKSELNKALNVIHGEIFGVSKKINIAIFGHGLVGGTLINQILESSGAIEKRKGIKLNVFAIANSKSILLNKNGVSPNWRNEIQTAGISYTIEDVIAYANEHHLENLIAIDNSASTSFVENYIKLAENSFDLISSNKVANTLSYSFYKELRQVLEENQKTYLYETNVGAGLPLIDTIKLLHLSGENITKIKGVFSGTLSYLFNNFSAKDAPFSEILKEAIDNGYTEPDPREDLCGNDVGRKLLILARELDLQNEFEEISIQNLIPEHLREGDVSDFLNKLSEFDPIYAKIKADQQPNHVLRYIGELSGDLQNDKGNLEVKLVSVPKETALGGLKGSDSFFEIYTESYGDRPIVIQGAGAGSAVTARGVFGDILRLSDKG; this is translated from the coding sequence ATGAAAATATTAAAATTTGGAGGTAAGTCTTTGTCAAACGGAGACGGAATCAATAAGGTTGTGGCAATTATTGCCGGGAAAGTGAATAACGGAGAGCAGATTGCAGTTGTGGTTTCGGCACGCGGAAATGCCACGGACGAACTGGAAGATATATTGGCTTTGGCTTCGAAAAACGGAAATTATAAACCGCTTTTTGAAGATTTTAAAAACTATCAGCAAGATGTTTACGTCGATGTGGATTTGTCTGAAGAGTTTGGCAAACTGGAAAAACTTTTTGAAGGCGTGAGCCTGATTGGGGATTACAGCGTGAAAATTAAGGACGAAGTACTGTCCAAAGGAGAGTTGATTTCGGCTAAACTGCTGACTGCAATTTTAATTAAAAATGGCATAAAAGCTAATTTTTCAGACACGAGAGAATTGATAAAAACGGACTCTAATTACGGAGATGCACAACCGGTTGAACAGCTTTCGAAGAAAAATGTGGTGGCCTATTTTAAGGAGCATAACGGCGAAACGGTAAATGTTGTGACTGGTTTTATTGGTTCCAATAATAAAAATGAAGCAACTACGCTGGGAAGAAATGGTAGTAATTATACGGCTTCGTTACTTGCGAATTATCTTGATGCGACGGAACTTCAAAATTATACTCACGTTGACGGAATTTATACAGCAAACCCAGATCTGGTTTTGGATGCTAAAAAAATAGACTATTTGACGTTTAACGAAGCGAATGAGCTGGCCAATTTCGGAGCAACAATTTTGCATGCAAAGACTATCATTCCTCTGTTGGAAAAAAATATTCCGCTTCGTATTTTGAACACATTCAATCATGAAAATCAAGGGACGTTAATTACTTCCAATGCCAATAAAGAAGGAATTAAAACGCTTTCGGTTTTGGAAAATGTGGCTTTGGTGAATTTGGAAGGAAGGGGATTACTTGGGAAAACAGGTGTTGATGCCCGTATTTTTAAAGTGATGGGTGATAATGATATTAGCGTTAGCATCATTTCGCAAGGTTCGTCTGAAAGAGGAATCGGAATTGTGGTTGATGCTGATAAAGCGACTCGTGCGATGATTGAATTGGAGCGAGAATTTGAAAACGACTTTTATTCTAAAGACGTTAATAAAATTACTGTTACCGATAATGTTTCGGTAATTTCGATTATTGGTCAGGATTTGAGTACTTTTCATAAACCGTACACAGCTTTAATCAAAAACAAAATTGTTCCTATCCTTTTCAATAATACGGTTACGGGCAAAAATGTGAGTTTGGTGGTGAAAAAATCGGAGCTGAACAAAGCTCTGAACGTTATTCATGGAGAGATTTTTGGAGTTTCCAAGAAAATAAATATTGCGATTTTTGGACACGGATTGGTAGGAGGAACGTTGATTAACCAAATTTTGGAATCATCTGGAGCTATCGAAAAACGCAAAGGAATCAAATTGAATGTTTTTGCGATTGCGAATTCTAAAAGTATTCTTCTTAATAAAAACGGTGTTTCACCAAACTGGAGAAATGAAATCCAAACAGCTGGAATTTCTTATACAATTGAAGATGTTATTGCTTACGCAAATGAGCACCACTTGGAGAATTTGATTGCCATTGATAACTCGGCTTCTACTTCTTTTGTTGAAAATTATATCAAATTGGCAGAAAACAGTTTTGACTTGATTTCGTCTAATAAAGTAGCCAATACATTGAGTTATTCGTTTTACAAAGAGCTGCGACAAGTATTGGAAGAAAACCAAAAAACATATTTGTATGAAACGAACGTAGGTGCAGGTTTGCCATTGATTGATACGATAAAATTATTGCACTTATCGGGTGAAAATATCACTAAGATAAAGGGCGTTTTCTCGGGAACTTTGAGCTATTTGTTCAATAATTTTTCTGCGAAAGATGCCCCGTTCAGCGAAATATTAAAAGAAGCCATCGATAACGGTTACACCGAACCAGACCCAAGAGAAGACCTTTGCGGAAATGACGTAGGTAGAAAATTATTGATATTGGCTAGAGAATTAGACCTGCAAAATGAGTTTGAGGAGATTTCGATTCAGAATTTAATTCCGGAGCATTTGCGTGAAGGAGATGTTTCTGATTTCTTAAATAAATTATCAGAGTTTGACCCAATTTATGCTAAAATTAAAGCAGATCAGCAACCAAACCATGTGTTGCGATACATCGGGGAATTATCTGGTGATTTGCAAAATGATAAAGGGAATCTGGAAGTAAAATTGGTTTCGGTGCCAAAAGAAACTGCTTTGGGCGGATTGAAAGGTTCGGATTCTTTCTTCGAAATTTACACGGAATCTTATGGAGACCGACCAATCGTGATTCAAGGAGCTGGAGCGGGATCGGCAGTAACAGCGAGAGGAGTTTTTGGAGATATTTTGAGATTATCGGATAAAGGGTAA
- a CDS encoding putative signal transducing protein: MIEVFRGSYFEAMNVRNLLEGKEISVFTQNEYMSNIEPWVVASGGLNPVKLQVDELDLDVSRIIVDDYLNGNNNLETGEK; this comes from the coding sequence ATGATAGAAGTTTTTAGGGGGTCGTATTTTGAAGCAATGAATGTTAGAAATTTATTAGAAGGAAAAGAAATTTCAGTTTTTACTCAAAATGAATATATGTCAAATATTGAGCCTTGGGTTGTTGCATCGGGAGGTTTAAATCCTGTAAAACTTCAAGTCGATGAATTGGATTTAGACGTATCAAGAATAATAGTTGATGATTATTTAAATGGCAATAATAATTTAGAAACTGGAGAAAAATAA
- a CDS encoding OsmC family protein: MKITLNRVNDNFHFELKNERGHIVNVDARPEFGGNDMGPSPMELVLMGVAGCSGIDMISILKKQRQEITSFKAEVEGERVQVGEAKPFKDIYVVFSLEGNIKEDKAAKAAQLSFDKYCSVSKTVEPTATIHYKVVLNGVELAKI; encoded by the coding sequence ATGAAAATAACACTTAACAGAGTAAACGACAACTTCCATTTTGAATTAAAAAATGAACGAGGTCACATTGTAAATGTTGATGCCCGTCCAGAATTTGGAGGAAATGATATGGGGCCAAGCCCAATGGAATTAGTATTAATGGGTGTCGCTGGCTGCAGTGGAATTGATATGATTTCGATTCTAAAAAAACAGCGCCAGGAAATCACTTCTTTCAAGGCTGAGGTAGAAGGCGAACGCGTACAAGTTGGCGAAGCAAAACCATTCAAAGATATTTATGTAGTTTTTTCTTTGGAAGGAAATATTAAAGAAGACAAAGCAGCAAAAGCAGCACAATTGTCTTTTGATAAATATTGCTCAGTTTCTAAAACGGTAGAACCAACGGCAACAATACATTACAAAGTAGTTTTGAATGGAGTGGAATTAGCGAAAATCTAA
- a CDS encoding PLP-dependent aspartate aminotransferase family protein: MSEEEFGFETQAIRNQLERTQFLEHSVPLYLTSSFVFEDAEDMRASFADEKDRNIYSRYSNPNTNEFVDKVCKMEGAEAGFAFASGMAAVYSTFTALLKSGDHIVSASSVFGATHSLFVNYFPKWGIETSYFDLTKPETIESFIKPNTKILFAESPTNPAVDIIDLELLGAIAKKHNLILIIDNCFATPYLQQPIKWGAHLVVHSATKLIDGQGRVLGGITVGNADLIKDIYLFSRLTGPSLSPFNAWVLSKSLETLAIRVDRHCENAMKVAEFLERHPNVNTVKYPFLKSHPQYELAKKQMKLGGNIVAFEIKGGIEAGRAFLDKIRLCSLSPNLGDTRTIVTHPASTTHSKLTVEERLAVSITDGLVRVSVGLETVEDVIADLKQALS; this comes from the coding sequence ATGAGCGAAGAAGAATTTGGTTTTGAAACACAGGCCATCCGTAACCAATTAGAAAGAACACAATTTTTGGAGCATTCAGTGCCTCTTTACTTAACGTCTAGTTTTGTATTTGAAGATGCTGAAGACATGCGTGCTTCTTTTGCAGATGAGAAAGACCGCAATATTTACAGTCGATACAGTAATCCAAATACCAACGAATTCGTTGATAAAGTTTGCAAAATGGAAGGTGCTGAAGCTGGTTTTGCATTTGCATCAGGAATGGCTGCGGTGTATTCTACTTTTACTGCTTTGTTGAAATCAGGAGATCATATCGTTTCTGCCAGCAGTGTTTTTGGGGCAACCCATTCCTTGTTTGTGAATTATTTTCCAAAGTGGGGAATCGAAACTTCCTATTTTGATCTTACTAAACCGGAAACCATTGAGAGTTTTATAAAACCAAATACGAAGATACTTTTTGCCGAATCGCCAACCAACCCAGCTGTTGATATTATTGATTTAGAACTTTTGGGAGCGATTGCCAAAAAACATAACTTGATTTTAATTATCGACAACTGTTTTGCTACGCCTTATCTTCAGCAGCCTATAAAATGGGGAGCGCATTTGGTAGTGCATTCTGCAACTAAATTGATTGATGGTCAAGGAAGAGTATTAGGAGGAATCACAGTAGGAAATGCCGATTTGATAAAAGATATTTATTTGTTTTCTCGACTGACAGGCCCTTCATTATCGCCTTTTAATGCTTGGGTATTGTCTAAAAGCTTGGAAACATTAGCAATTCGTGTTGATCGACACTGTGAAAATGCAATGAAAGTAGCTGAGTTTTTAGAAAGACATCCAAACGTAAATACCGTTAAATATCCATTCTTGAAGTCGCATCCGCAATACGAATTGGCCAAAAAGCAAATGAAATTAGGAGGGAATATTGTTGCTTTTGAAATTAAAGGCGGAATCGAAGCAGGAAGAGCCTTTTTGGATAAAATAAGATTGTGTTCATTGTCTCCAAATCTGGGTGATACCAGAACAATCGTAACACATCCGGCCTCTACAACTCACAGTAAATTGACTGTGGAAGAACGTTTGGCAGTGAGCATTACAGATGGATTGGTACGTGTTTCCGTAGGGCTTGAAACCGTGGAAGATGTTATTGCAGATTTAAAGCAGGCGCTTTCATAA
- a CDS encoding alpha/beta hydrolase — MKPRLIILSDLWGKEKSDWVSGYVELLKDKFEIQYYDCCELGEIDKTYYTEENLHSQFINGGIEKGMENLLKREKNQIDILAFSIGGTIAWKAALKDLKVRNLLAVSSTRLRCEDKIPNGAIKLYYGENDSNIPNKNWLQTHSIDFEIIKNKEHDFYTEKEFADSICAEILK, encoded by the coding sequence ATGAAACCAAGACTTATCATTTTATCGGATTTGTGGGGAAAAGAAAAATCAGACTGGGTTTCTGGTTATGTTGAATTATTGAAGGATAAATTCGAAATTCAATATTATGATTGCTGTGAATTGGGCGAAATTGACAAAACATATTATACCGAAGAAAATCTCCATAGTCAGTTTATTAATGGAGGAATAGAGAAAGGTATGGAGAATCTTTTGAAAAGAGAAAAGAATCAAATCGATATTCTAGCTTTCAGTATAGGCGGAACGATTGCTTGGAAAGCAGCTTTAAAAGATTTGAAAGTTAGAAATTTATTAGCGGTTTCATCAACAAGATTACGGTGTGAGGATAAAATTCCTAATGGAGCAATAAAACTATATTATGGAGAAAATGACAGTAATATTCCAAACAAGAATTGGCTTCAAACACATTCGATAGATTTTGAAATCATAAAAAATAAAGAACACGATTTCTATACTGAAAAGGAATTTGCAGATTCAATTTGTGCCGAAATTTTAAAATAG
- a CDS encoding Rrf2 family transcriptional regulator — translation MLSKKTKYGIKALTFLARRENKEPVAIAEIAQSEHISIKFLESILLLLRNSGFLGAKKGKGGGYYLIKDPKDISMAKVYRILEGPIALLPCASHNFYERCDDCDDETNCGARRLMTQVRDNTLKVLENNTLADIAL, via the coding sequence ATGCTTTCAAAGAAAACAAAATACGGAATTAAGGCTTTGACATTTTTGGCCAGACGTGAGAATAAAGAGCCTGTTGCTATTGCTGAAATTGCCCAAAGCGAGCATATATCAATTAAATTTCTGGAAAGTATTTTGTTATTACTCAGAAACTCTGGTTTTTTAGGAGCAAAAAAAGGAAAAGGCGGTGGCTACTATCTGATAAAAGACCCAAAAGATATCAGTATGGCCAAAGTATATCGCATCCTCGAAGGACCAATCGCTTTGCTTCCTTGCGCGAGTCACAATTTTTATGAAAGATGTGATGATTGTGACGACGAAACCAATTGTGGCGCACGTCGCTTAATGACTCAGGTTAGGGACAATACGCTTAAGGTTCTTGAAAATAACACTCTGGCAGACATTGCATTATAA
- a CDS encoding phosphoadenylyl-sulfate reductase — protein MSTAIANTLLEKTAGFSIEETLAFLANEYKGKVVFSTSFGQEDQVITVLIAKNELPINIFTLDTGRLFQETYDVFHRTIKKYKVAIQTYFPEASDVENLLNKKGPNSFYESVENRKECCFIRKVAPLTKALKGNEIWITGLRAEQSENRNDLAVFEYDAHFNIIKFNPLLKWSLADVQKYIDDNNVPQNALHKKGFVSIGCAPCTRAIAEGEDIRAGRWSWESSHKECGLHQK, from the coding sequence ATGAGCACAGCAATAGCAAATACTTTATTAGAGAAAACAGCAGGTTTTTCCATTGAGGAAACCTTAGCTTTTTTAGCTAATGAATACAAAGGGAAAGTAGTTTTTTCGACTTCATTTGGTCAGGAAGACCAGGTTATAACCGTTTTGATTGCCAAAAATGAGTTACCGATAAATATTTTTACCCTTGACACAGGAAGATTATTTCAAGAAACCTATGATGTTTTTCATAGAACAATAAAAAAATACAAAGTAGCTATTCAAACTTATTTTCCAGAAGCCAGCGATGTAGAAAATTTATTGAATAAAAAAGGACCGAACAGTTTTTATGAATCGGTAGAGAACAGAAAGGAATGTTGTTTTATTCGAAAAGTAGCGCCATTGACCAAAGCTTTGAAAGGAAATGAAATTTGGATCACTGGTTTACGTGCCGAGCAATCAGAAAATAGAAATGATTTGGCAGTATTTGAATACGATGCACATTTCAATATTATAAAATTCAATCCATTGTTGAAATGGAGTTTGGCTGATGTTCAAAAGTATATTGATGATAATAACGTACCGCAAAACGCTTTACACAAAAAGGGTTTTGTAAGTATCGGTTGTGCGCCATGTACGAGAGCTATTGCCGAAGGAGAAGATATCAGAGCAGGAAGATGGTCATGGGAATCTAGTCATAAAGAATGCGGATTACACCAGAAGTAG
- the cysD gene encoding sulfate adenylyltransferase subunit CysD produces the protein MSSILKTNALESEAIYIFREVISQFDKPVLLFSGGKDSITLVRLAQKAFFPAKIPFPLLHVDTGHNFPETIAFRDKLVAELGLELIVRNVQDAIDQGKVVEESGKYSSRNSLQTTTLLDAIEEFKFDACIGGARRDEEKARAKERIFSVRDDFGQWDEKNQRPELFDLLNGKIENGQNVRVFPISNWTELDVWSYIEQEQIEIPSIYFSHKRKVFIRDGMIWSHSPFVYQEEDEEIEERIVRFRTVGDMSCTAAVDSYAATIAEVVGEIRSSTISERGARIDDKRSEAAMEKRKQQGYF, from the coding sequence ATGAGTTCAATATTAAAAACAAATGCTTTAGAAAGCGAAGCAATTTACATATTCAGAGAAGTAATTTCTCAATTTGACAAACCCGTTTTGCTTTTTTCAGGCGGTAAAGATTCAATTACATTAGTGCGTTTGGCGCAAAAAGCATTTTTCCCAGCCAAAATTCCTTTTCCATTGCTACACGTGGATACAGGACATAATTTCCCTGAAACGATTGCCTTTAGAGATAAATTGGTTGCTGAATTAGGTTTGGAATTAATCGTTCGTAACGTACAGGATGCTATTGACCAAGGTAAAGTAGTGGAAGAATCTGGTAAATATTCCAGCAGAAACAGTTTGCAGACGACTACATTATTAGACGCTATCGAAGAATTTAAATTTGATGCTTGTATAGGTGGAGCGCGTCGTGATGAAGAAAAAGCAAGAGCAAAAGAGCGTATTTTTTCTGTTCGTGATGATTTTGGACAATGGGATGAAAAAAACCAACGCCCTGAATTATTTGATCTTTTGAACGGAAAAATTGAAAATGGTCAAAACGTTCGTGTTTTTCCAATTTCAAACTGGACCGAATTGGATGTTTGGAGTTATATAGAACAAGAACAAATCGAAATTCCGTCGATTTACTTTTCACACAAACGTAAAGTGTTTATTAGAGACGGTATGATTTGGTCACATTCTCCTTTTGTGTACCAAGAAGAAGATGAAGAAATAGAAGAAAGAATTGTTCGTTTTAGAACTGTTGGAGATATGAGCTGTACCGCTGCGGTAGATTCGTATGCTGCAACAATTGCTGAAGTTGTTGGCGAAATCAGATCTTCGACTATTTCAGAAAGAGGAGCCAGAATCGATGACAAACGTTCTGAAGCTGCTATGGAAAAAAGAAAACAACAAGGGTACTTTTAG
- a CDS encoding sulfate adenylyltransferase subunit 1 → MEVLKIATAGSVDDGKSTLIGRLLYDTQSLTTDKLEAIEKSSKQKGYDYLDFSLATDGLVAEREQGITIDVAHIYFSTAKKSYIIADTPGHVEYTRNMVTGASTSQVSIILIDARKGVIEQTYRHFFINNLLRVKDVIVAVNKMDLVDYSEEVYNKIKADFQALNAKSAYKEQNVSYIPLSALTGDNVVETLGKMPWYTGQTILQHLEGLEPKDIYDNGQARFPVQTVIRPKTEEYHDFRGYAGKLYGNNIKVGDAVTVLPSLTESKVTNIHFFDQQFDEATAGSSITIELENDINVTRGDMIVKSNELPRVEKDITTTVCWMDSKKLVAGAKYFVQHNTNRVLAKIDSVKNVIATDYSGTTPATQLAINEIGEVTIKLSKAIYFDAYTDNKSNGAFILIDAATNTTAGVGFIK, encoded by the coding sequence ATGGAAGTTTTAAAAATAGCAACAGCTGGAAGCGTAGATGACGGAAAGAGTACTTTAATCGGAAGGTTATTATATGATACACAATCTTTAACTACCGATAAATTAGAAGCAATAGAAAAAAGCAGTAAGCAAAAAGGATACGATTATTTAGATTTTTCTTTGGCTACCGATGGTTTGGTTGCCGAGAGAGAACAAGGAATTACAATTGACGTAGCGCATATTTATTTTTCGACTGCGAAAAAAAGTTACATTATTGCCGATACTCCGGGTCACGTAGAATATACTCGTAACATGGTTACCGGTGCATCGACTTCACAAGTGTCCATCATTTTGATCGATGCCCGTAAAGGAGTTATTGAGCAAACGTACCGTCACTTTTTTATCAATAATTTATTGAGAGTAAAAGATGTGATTGTTGCGGTAAACAAAATGGATTTGGTTGATTATTCGGAAGAAGTTTATAATAAAATCAAAGCTGATTTTCAGGCATTAAATGCAAAAAGCGCCTACAAAGAACAAAACGTAAGCTACATTCCGTTAAGTGCTTTAACAGGAGATAATGTAGTGGAAACATTAGGAAAAATGCCTTGGTACACTGGACAAACTATTCTGCAGCATTTGGAAGGTTTAGAGCCAAAAGATATTTACGATAACGGACAAGCTCGTTTCCCAGTGCAGACAGTAATTCGTCCAAAAACGGAAGAATACCACGACTTTAGAGGATATGCTGGAAAATTATACGGAAACAATATCAAAGTTGGAGATGCCGTTACAGTATTGCCTTCTTTGACAGAATCAAAAGTGACTAACATTCACTTTTTTGACCAACAGTTTGATGAAGCTACGGCTGGTTCTTCAATTACTATCGAATTGGAAAATGACATCAATGTGACAAGAGGCGATATGATTGTAAAATCTAATGAGCTTCCTAGAGTTGAAAAAGACATCACAACAACAGTTTGCTGGATGGACAGCAAGAAATTAGTGGCTGGCGCAAAGTATTTTGTGCAGCACAATACCAATAGAGTTTTGGCAAAAATTGACAGTGTGAAAAATGTAATCGCAACCGATTATTCTGGAACAACCCCAGCAACTCAATTAGCTATTAATGAAATTGGAGAAGTGACCATTAAATTGAGCAAAGCCATTTATTTTGATGCTTACACAGACAATAAATCAAATGGAGCCTTCATCTTGATAGATGCCGCAACCAACACAACAGCAGGAGTTGGATTTATAAAATAG